The following proteins are encoded in a genomic region of Oreochromis aureus strain Israel breed Guangdong linkage group 8, ZZ_aureus, whole genome shotgun sequence:
- the LOC116322699 gene encoding calcium/calmodulin-dependent protein kinase type II subunit gamma isoform X1, with translation MATTATSTRFTDEYQLYEELGKGAFSVVRRCVKKSSGQEYAAKIINTKKLSARDHQKLEREARICRLLKHPNIVRLHDSISEEGFHYLVFDLVTGGELFEDIVAREYYSEADASHCISQILESVNHIHQHDIVHRDLKPENLLLASKMKGAAVKLADFGLAIEVQGDQQAWFGFAGTPGYLSPEVLRKDPYGKPVDIWACGVILYILLVGYPPFWDEDQHKLYQQIKAGAYDFPSPEWDTVTPEAKNLINQMLTINPAKRITAEQALKHPWICHRSTVASMMHRQETVECLRKFNARRKLKGAILTTMLVSRNFSVGRQHTNSAAAASSTASLAQEACKSLLNKKSDSAKPSTNNSKNSIVSAINALKDTNMATNAQMESQSTVVHNAPDGVKGSTESNATNDEEEMKGRKADSTALSQSSATEEMPPLLPSPQSSPAIPPHDVKRIAWNSTGNSSCPESELSQSSIPAAPLGSNTVAAKSNTKQTRKQEIIKITEQLIEAINNGDFDAYTRICDPGLTSFEPEALGNLVEGMDFHKFYFENLLSKNSKPVHTTLLNPHVHLIGEDAACIAYIRLTQFVDSTGRPRSSQSEETRVWHRRDGKWLNVHFHCSGAPAAPLQ, from the exons ATCATCAGAAGCTTGAGAGAGAGGCTCGTATCTGCCGTCTCCTGAAACACCCCAACATTG TGAGACTCCATGACAGCATTTCAGAGGAAGGCTTTCATTACCTAGTCTTTGACCT GGTGACAGGAGGAGAGCTTTTTGAAGACATTGTAGCCAGGGAGTACTACAGTGAGGCTGATGCCAG TCACTGCATTAGTCAGATCTTGGAGAGTGTCAATCATATCCACCAGCATGATATTGTGCACAGAGACCTCAAG ccTGAGAACTTGTTGTTGGCCAGTAAGATGAAGGGAGCCGCAGTGAAGCTGGCAGACTTTGGACTTGCTATTGAAGTGCAGGGGGACCAGCAGGCTTGGTTtg GGTTTGCAGGCACTCCTGGCTATCTCTCCCCTGAGGTCCTGCGGAAGGACCCTTACGGCAAGCCTGTGGACATATGGGCCTGTG GTGTTATTCTCTATATCTTGTTAGTGGGATATCCACCATTCTGGGATGAAGATCAACATAAACTCTATCAGCAGATCAAAGCTGGGGCATAcgat TTCCCGTCTCCAGAGTGGGACACGGTGACCCCAGAGGCAAAGAACCTGATTAACCAGATGTTGACAATTAACCCAGCCAAAAGAATCACTGCCGAACAGGCTCTCAAACACCCATGGATCTGC CACCGTTCTACAGTGGCGTCCATGATGCACAGACAAGAAACAGTCGAATGTCTCCGCAAGTTCAATGCTCGCCGAAAACTCAAG ggaGCCATTCTCACCACCATGCTGGTGTCCAGAAACTTCTCAG TGGGCCGGCAGCATACCAACTCTGCTGCTGCCGCCTCCTCCACGGCCTCACTGGCTCAGGAAG CATGCAAAAGTTTACTCAACAAGAAGTCAGATTCTGCTAAG CCTTCTACCAACAACAGTAAGAACAGTATAGTGAGCGCCATCAATGCCCTGAAAGACACCAACATGGCAACGAACGCACAGATG GAATCTCAAAGCACAGTGGTGCACAATGCTCCCGATGGAGTCAAG GGATCAACAGAGAGCAATGCCACCAACGACGAGGAGGAAATGAAAGGTAGGAAAG CGGACAGTACGGCGCTGAGTCAGAGCAGCGCCACAGAGGAGATGCCCCCACTTCTGCCCTCACCTCAAAGCTCACCTGCCA TTCCACCGCATGATGTAAAGCGCATTGCATGGAACAGCACAGGCAACAGTTCCTGCCCCGAGTCTGAACTCTCACAGTCATCCATACCTGCCGCTCCACTAGGGAGCAACACTGTCGCTGCTAAAAGCAACACTAAGCAGA CTCGTAAACAGGAGATCATCAAGATTACGGAGCAGCTGATTGAAGCAATCAACAATGGAGATTTCGATGCCTACAC GAGGATTTGTGATCCTGGACTCACCTCTTTCGAACCCGAGGCTCTGGGAAACCTGGTGGAGGGAATGGACTTTCACAAATTCTACTTTGAAAACT TGTTGAGCAAAAACAGCAAGCCCGTGCATACCACCCTGCTCAACCCACACGTGCACCTGATCGGCGAGGACGCCGCGTGCATCGCCTACATCCGGCTCACACAGTTCGTGGATTCCACCGGCCGCCCCCGttccagccaatcagaggagaCCAGAGTGTGGCATCGCCGCGATGGCAAGTGGCTTAACGTCCACTTCCACTGCTCGGGAGCGCCTGCTGCACCACTACAGTGA
- the LOC116322699 gene encoding calcium/calmodulin-dependent protein kinase type II delta chain isoform X7 gives MATTATSTRFTDEYQLYEELGKGAFSVVRRCVKKSSGQEYAAKIINTKKLSARDHQKLEREARICRLLKHPNIVRLHDSISEEGFHYLVFDLVTGGELFEDIVAREYYSEADASHCISQILESVNHIHQHDIVHRDLKPENLLLASKMKGAAVKLADFGLAIEVQGDQQAWFGFAGTPGYLSPEVLRKDPYGKPVDIWACGVILYILLVGYPPFWDEDQHKLYQQIKAGAYDFPSPEWDTVTPEAKNLINQMLTINPAKRITAEQALKHPWICHRSTVASMMHRQETVECLRKFNARRKLKGAILTTMLVSRNFSACKSLLNKKSDSAKESQSTVVHNAPDGVKGSTESNATNDEEEMKGRKADSTALSQSSATEEMPPLLPSPQSSPAIPPHDVKRIAWNSTGNSSCPESELSQSSIPAAPLGSNTVAAKSNTKQTRKQEIIKITEQLIEAINNGDFDAYTRICDPGLTSFEPEALGNLVEGMDFHKFYFENLLSKNSKPVHTTLLNPHVHLIGEDAACIAYIRLTQFVDSTGRPRSSQSEETRVWHRRDGKWLNVHFHCSGAPAAPLQ, from the exons ATCATCAGAAGCTTGAGAGAGAGGCTCGTATCTGCCGTCTCCTGAAACACCCCAACATTG TGAGACTCCATGACAGCATTTCAGAGGAAGGCTTTCATTACCTAGTCTTTGACCT GGTGACAGGAGGAGAGCTTTTTGAAGACATTGTAGCCAGGGAGTACTACAGTGAGGCTGATGCCAG TCACTGCATTAGTCAGATCTTGGAGAGTGTCAATCATATCCACCAGCATGATATTGTGCACAGAGACCTCAAG ccTGAGAACTTGTTGTTGGCCAGTAAGATGAAGGGAGCCGCAGTGAAGCTGGCAGACTTTGGACTTGCTATTGAAGTGCAGGGGGACCAGCAGGCTTGGTTtg GGTTTGCAGGCACTCCTGGCTATCTCTCCCCTGAGGTCCTGCGGAAGGACCCTTACGGCAAGCCTGTGGACATATGGGCCTGTG GTGTTATTCTCTATATCTTGTTAGTGGGATATCCACCATTCTGGGATGAAGATCAACATAAACTCTATCAGCAGATCAAAGCTGGGGCATAcgat TTCCCGTCTCCAGAGTGGGACACGGTGACCCCAGAGGCAAAGAACCTGATTAACCAGATGTTGACAATTAACCCAGCCAAAAGAATCACTGCCGAACAGGCTCTCAAACACCCATGGATCTGC CACCGTTCTACAGTGGCGTCCATGATGCACAGACAAGAAACAGTCGAATGTCTCCGCAAGTTCAATGCTCGCCGAAAACTCAAG ggaGCCATTCTCACCACCATGCTGGTGTCCAGAAACTTCTCAG CATGCAAAAGTTTACTCAACAAGAAGTCAGATTCTGCTAAG GAATCTCAAAGCACAGTGGTGCACAATGCTCCCGATGGAGTCAAG GGATCAACAGAGAGCAATGCCACCAACGACGAGGAGGAAATGAAAGGTAGGAAAG CGGACAGTACGGCGCTGAGTCAGAGCAGCGCCACAGAGGAGATGCCCCCACTTCTGCCCTCACCTCAAAGCTCACCTGCCA TTCCACCGCATGATGTAAAGCGCATTGCATGGAACAGCACAGGCAACAGTTCCTGCCCCGAGTCTGAACTCTCACAGTCATCCATACCTGCCGCTCCACTAGGGAGCAACACTGTCGCTGCTAAAAGCAACACTAAGCAGA CTCGTAAACAGGAGATCATCAAGATTACGGAGCAGCTGATTGAAGCAATCAACAATGGAGATTTCGATGCCTACAC GAGGATTTGTGATCCTGGACTCACCTCTTTCGAACCCGAGGCTCTGGGAAACCTGGTGGAGGGAATGGACTTTCACAAATTCTACTTTGAAAACT TGTTGAGCAAAAACAGCAAGCCCGTGCATACCACCCTGCTCAACCCACACGTGCACCTGATCGGCGAGGACGCCGCGTGCATCGCCTACATCCGGCTCACACAGTTCGTGGATTCCACCGGCCGCCCCCGttccagccaatcagaggagaCCAGAGTGTGGCATCGCCGCGATGGCAAGTGGCTTAACGTCCACTTCCACTGCTCGGGAGCGCCTGCTGCACCACTACAGTGA
- the LOC116322699 gene encoding calcium/calmodulin-dependent protein kinase type II delta chain isoform X5, which produces MATTATSTRFTDEYQLYEELGKGAFSVVRRCVKKSSGQEYAAKIINTKKLSARDHQKLEREARICRLLKHPNIVRLHDSISEEGFHYLVFDLVTGGELFEDIVAREYYSEADASHCISQILESVNHIHQHDIVHRDLKPENLLLASKMKGAAVKLADFGLAIEVQGDQQAWFGFAGTPGYLSPEVLRKDPYGKPVDIWACGVILYILLVGYPPFWDEDQHKLYQQIKAGAYDFPSPEWDTVTPEAKNLINQMLTINPAKRITAEQALKHPWICHRSTVASMMHRQETVECLRKFNARRKLKGAILTTMLVSRNFSVGRQHTNSAAAASSTASLAQEACKSLLNKKSDSAKESQSTVVHNAPDGVKGSTESNATNDEEEMKADSTALSQSSATEEMPPLLPSPQSSPAIPPHDVKRIAWNSTGNSSCPESELSQSSIPAAPLGSNTVAAKSNTKQTRKQEIIKITEQLIEAINNGDFDAYTRICDPGLTSFEPEALGNLVEGMDFHKFYFENLLSKNSKPVHTTLLNPHVHLIGEDAACIAYIRLTQFVDSTGRPRSSQSEETRVWHRRDGKWLNVHFHCSGAPAAPLQ; this is translated from the exons ATCATCAGAAGCTTGAGAGAGAGGCTCGTATCTGCCGTCTCCTGAAACACCCCAACATTG TGAGACTCCATGACAGCATTTCAGAGGAAGGCTTTCATTACCTAGTCTTTGACCT GGTGACAGGAGGAGAGCTTTTTGAAGACATTGTAGCCAGGGAGTACTACAGTGAGGCTGATGCCAG TCACTGCATTAGTCAGATCTTGGAGAGTGTCAATCATATCCACCAGCATGATATTGTGCACAGAGACCTCAAG ccTGAGAACTTGTTGTTGGCCAGTAAGATGAAGGGAGCCGCAGTGAAGCTGGCAGACTTTGGACTTGCTATTGAAGTGCAGGGGGACCAGCAGGCTTGGTTtg GGTTTGCAGGCACTCCTGGCTATCTCTCCCCTGAGGTCCTGCGGAAGGACCCTTACGGCAAGCCTGTGGACATATGGGCCTGTG GTGTTATTCTCTATATCTTGTTAGTGGGATATCCACCATTCTGGGATGAAGATCAACATAAACTCTATCAGCAGATCAAAGCTGGGGCATAcgat TTCCCGTCTCCAGAGTGGGACACGGTGACCCCAGAGGCAAAGAACCTGATTAACCAGATGTTGACAATTAACCCAGCCAAAAGAATCACTGCCGAACAGGCTCTCAAACACCCATGGATCTGC CACCGTTCTACAGTGGCGTCCATGATGCACAGACAAGAAACAGTCGAATGTCTCCGCAAGTTCAATGCTCGCCGAAAACTCAAG ggaGCCATTCTCACCACCATGCTGGTGTCCAGAAACTTCTCAG TGGGCCGGCAGCATACCAACTCTGCTGCTGCCGCCTCCTCCACGGCCTCACTGGCTCAGGAAG CATGCAAAAGTTTACTCAACAAGAAGTCAGATTCTGCTAAG GAATCTCAAAGCACAGTGGTGCACAATGCTCCCGATGGAGTCAAG GGATCAACAGAGAGCAATGCCACCAACGACGAGGAGGAAATGAAAG CGGACAGTACGGCGCTGAGTCAGAGCAGCGCCACAGAGGAGATGCCCCCACTTCTGCCCTCACCTCAAAGCTCACCTGCCA TTCCACCGCATGATGTAAAGCGCATTGCATGGAACAGCACAGGCAACAGTTCCTGCCCCGAGTCTGAACTCTCACAGTCATCCATACCTGCCGCTCCACTAGGGAGCAACACTGTCGCTGCTAAAAGCAACACTAAGCAGA CTCGTAAACAGGAGATCATCAAGATTACGGAGCAGCTGATTGAAGCAATCAACAATGGAGATTTCGATGCCTACAC GAGGATTTGTGATCCTGGACTCACCTCTTTCGAACCCGAGGCTCTGGGAAACCTGGTGGAGGGAATGGACTTTCACAAATTCTACTTTGAAAACT TGTTGAGCAAAAACAGCAAGCCCGTGCATACCACCCTGCTCAACCCACACGTGCACCTGATCGGCGAGGACGCCGCGTGCATCGCCTACATCCGGCTCACACAGTTCGTGGATTCCACCGGCCGCCCCCGttccagccaatcagaggagaCCAGAGTGTGGCATCGCCGCGATGGCAAGTGGCTTAACGTCCACTTCCACTGCTCGGGAGCGCCTGCTGCACCACTACAGTGA
- the LOC116322699 gene encoding calcium/calmodulin-dependent protein kinase type II subunit gamma isoform X10 produces MATTATSTRFTDEYQLYEELGKGAFSVVRRCVKKSSGQEYAAKIINTKKLSARDHQKLEREARICRLLKHPNIVRLHDSISEEGFHYLVFDLVTGGELFEDIVAREYYSEADASHCISQILESVNHIHQHDIVHRDLKPENLLLASKMKGAAVKLADFGLAIEVQGDQQAWFGFAGTPGYLSPEVLRKDPYGKPVDIWACGVILYILLVGYPPFWDEDQHKLYQQIKAGAYDFPSPEWDTVTPEAKNLINQMLTINPAKRITAEQALKHPWICHRSTVASMMHRQETVECLRKFNARRKLKGAILTTMLVSRNFSVGRQHTNSAAAASSTASLAQEACKSLLNKKSDSAKPSTNNSKNSIVSAINALKDTNMATNAQMESQSTVVHNAPDGVKGSTESNATNDEEEMKARKQEIIKITEQLIEAINNGDFDAYTRICDPGLTSFEPEALGNLVEGMDFHKFYFENLLSKNSKPVHTTLLNPHVHLIGEDAACIAYIRLTQFVDSTGRPRSSQSEETRVWHRRDGKWLNVHFHCSGAPAAPLQ; encoded by the exons ATCATCAGAAGCTTGAGAGAGAGGCTCGTATCTGCCGTCTCCTGAAACACCCCAACATTG TGAGACTCCATGACAGCATTTCAGAGGAAGGCTTTCATTACCTAGTCTTTGACCT GGTGACAGGAGGAGAGCTTTTTGAAGACATTGTAGCCAGGGAGTACTACAGTGAGGCTGATGCCAG TCACTGCATTAGTCAGATCTTGGAGAGTGTCAATCATATCCACCAGCATGATATTGTGCACAGAGACCTCAAG ccTGAGAACTTGTTGTTGGCCAGTAAGATGAAGGGAGCCGCAGTGAAGCTGGCAGACTTTGGACTTGCTATTGAAGTGCAGGGGGACCAGCAGGCTTGGTTtg GGTTTGCAGGCACTCCTGGCTATCTCTCCCCTGAGGTCCTGCGGAAGGACCCTTACGGCAAGCCTGTGGACATATGGGCCTGTG GTGTTATTCTCTATATCTTGTTAGTGGGATATCCACCATTCTGGGATGAAGATCAACATAAACTCTATCAGCAGATCAAAGCTGGGGCATAcgat TTCCCGTCTCCAGAGTGGGACACGGTGACCCCAGAGGCAAAGAACCTGATTAACCAGATGTTGACAATTAACCCAGCCAAAAGAATCACTGCCGAACAGGCTCTCAAACACCCATGGATCTGC CACCGTTCTACAGTGGCGTCCATGATGCACAGACAAGAAACAGTCGAATGTCTCCGCAAGTTCAATGCTCGCCGAAAACTCAAG ggaGCCATTCTCACCACCATGCTGGTGTCCAGAAACTTCTCAG TGGGCCGGCAGCATACCAACTCTGCTGCTGCCGCCTCCTCCACGGCCTCACTGGCTCAGGAAG CATGCAAAAGTTTACTCAACAAGAAGTCAGATTCTGCTAAG CCTTCTACCAACAACAGTAAGAACAGTATAGTGAGCGCCATCAATGCCCTGAAAGACACCAACATGGCAACGAACGCACAGATG GAATCTCAAAGCACAGTGGTGCACAATGCTCCCGATGGAGTCAAG GGATCAACAGAGAGCAATGCCACCAACGACGAGGAGGAAATGAAAG CTCGTAAACAGGAGATCATCAAGATTACGGAGCAGCTGATTGAAGCAATCAACAATGGAGATTTCGATGCCTACAC GAGGATTTGTGATCCTGGACTCACCTCTTTCGAACCCGAGGCTCTGGGAAACCTGGTGGAGGGAATGGACTTTCACAAATTCTACTTTGAAAACT TGTTGAGCAAAAACAGCAAGCCCGTGCATACCACCCTGCTCAACCCACACGTGCACCTGATCGGCGAGGACGCCGCGTGCATCGCCTACATCCGGCTCACACAGTTCGTGGATTCCACCGGCCGCCCCCGttccagccaatcagaggagaCCAGAGTGTGGCATCGCCGCGATGGCAAGTGGCTTAACGTCCACTTCCACTGCTCGGGAGCGCCTGCTGCACCACTACAGTGA
- the LOC116322699 gene encoding calcium/calmodulin-dependent protein kinase type II subunit gamma isoform X2, translated as MATTATSTRFTDEYQLYEELGKGAFSVVRRCVKKSSGQEYAAKIINTKKLSARDHQKLEREARICRLLKHPNIVRLHDSISEEGFHYLVFDLVTGGELFEDIVAREYYSEADASHCISQILESVNHIHQHDIVHRDLKPENLLLASKMKGAAVKLADFGLAIEVQGDQQAWFGFAGTPGYLSPEVLRKDPYGKPVDIWACGVILYILLVGYPPFWDEDQHKLYQQIKAGAYDFPSPEWDTVTPEAKNLINQMLTINPAKRITAEQALKHPWICHRSTVASMMHRQETVECLRKFNARRKLKGAILTTMLVSRNFSVGRQHTNSAAAASSTASLAQEACKSLLNKKSDSAKPSTNNSKNSIVSAINALKDTNMATNAQMESQSTVVHNAPDGVKGSTESNATNDEEEMKADSTALSQSSATEEMPPLLPSPQSSPAIPPHDVKRIAWNSTGNSSCPESELSQSSIPAAPLGSNTVAAKSNTKQTRKQEIIKITEQLIEAINNGDFDAYTRICDPGLTSFEPEALGNLVEGMDFHKFYFENLLSKNSKPVHTTLLNPHVHLIGEDAACIAYIRLTQFVDSTGRPRSSQSEETRVWHRRDGKWLNVHFHCSGAPAAPLQ; from the exons ATCATCAGAAGCTTGAGAGAGAGGCTCGTATCTGCCGTCTCCTGAAACACCCCAACATTG TGAGACTCCATGACAGCATTTCAGAGGAAGGCTTTCATTACCTAGTCTTTGACCT GGTGACAGGAGGAGAGCTTTTTGAAGACATTGTAGCCAGGGAGTACTACAGTGAGGCTGATGCCAG TCACTGCATTAGTCAGATCTTGGAGAGTGTCAATCATATCCACCAGCATGATATTGTGCACAGAGACCTCAAG ccTGAGAACTTGTTGTTGGCCAGTAAGATGAAGGGAGCCGCAGTGAAGCTGGCAGACTTTGGACTTGCTATTGAAGTGCAGGGGGACCAGCAGGCTTGGTTtg GGTTTGCAGGCACTCCTGGCTATCTCTCCCCTGAGGTCCTGCGGAAGGACCCTTACGGCAAGCCTGTGGACATATGGGCCTGTG GTGTTATTCTCTATATCTTGTTAGTGGGATATCCACCATTCTGGGATGAAGATCAACATAAACTCTATCAGCAGATCAAAGCTGGGGCATAcgat TTCCCGTCTCCAGAGTGGGACACGGTGACCCCAGAGGCAAAGAACCTGATTAACCAGATGTTGACAATTAACCCAGCCAAAAGAATCACTGCCGAACAGGCTCTCAAACACCCATGGATCTGC CACCGTTCTACAGTGGCGTCCATGATGCACAGACAAGAAACAGTCGAATGTCTCCGCAAGTTCAATGCTCGCCGAAAACTCAAG ggaGCCATTCTCACCACCATGCTGGTGTCCAGAAACTTCTCAG TGGGCCGGCAGCATACCAACTCTGCTGCTGCCGCCTCCTCCACGGCCTCACTGGCTCAGGAAG CATGCAAAAGTTTACTCAACAAGAAGTCAGATTCTGCTAAG CCTTCTACCAACAACAGTAAGAACAGTATAGTGAGCGCCATCAATGCCCTGAAAGACACCAACATGGCAACGAACGCACAGATG GAATCTCAAAGCACAGTGGTGCACAATGCTCCCGATGGAGTCAAG GGATCAACAGAGAGCAATGCCACCAACGACGAGGAGGAAATGAAAG CGGACAGTACGGCGCTGAGTCAGAGCAGCGCCACAGAGGAGATGCCCCCACTTCTGCCCTCACCTCAAAGCTCACCTGCCA TTCCACCGCATGATGTAAAGCGCATTGCATGGAACAGCACAGGCAACAGTTCCTGCCCCGAGTCTGAACTCTCACAGTCATCCATACCTGCCGCTCCACTAGGGAGCAACACTGTCGCTGCTAAAAGCAACACTAAGCAGA CTCGTAAACAGGAGATCATCAAGATTACGGAGCAGCTGATTGAAGCAATCAACAATGGAGATTTCGATGCCTACAC GAGGATTTGTGATCCTGGACTCACCTCTTTCGAACCCGAGGCTCTGGGAAACCTGGTGGAGGGAATGGACTTTCACAAATTCTACTTTGAAAACT TGTTGAGCAAAAACAGCAAGCCCGTGCATACCACCCTGCTCAACCCACACGTGCACCTGATCGGCGAGGACGCCGCGTGCATCGCCTACATCCGGCTCACACAGTTCGTGGATTCCACCGGCCGCCCCCGttccagccaatcagaggagaCCAGAGTGTGGCATCGCCGCGATGGCAAGTGGCTTAACGTCCACTTCCACTGCTCGGGAGCGCCTGCTGCACCACTACAGTGA
- the LOC116322699 gene encoding calcium/calmodulin-dependent protein kinase type II subunit gamma isoform X9, whose amino-acid sequence MATTATSTRFTDEYQLYEELGKGAFSVVRRCVKKSSGQEYAAKIINTKKLSARDHQKLEREARICRLLKHPNIVRLHDSISEEGFHYLVFDLVTGGELFEDIVAREYYSEADASHCISQILESVNHIHQHDIVHRDLKPENLLLASKMKGAAVKLADFGLAIEVQGDQQAWFGFAGTPGYLSPEVLRKDPYGKPVDIWACGVILYILLVGYPPFWDEDQHKLYQQIKAGAYDFPSPEWDTVTPEAKNLINQMLTINPAKRITAEQALKHPWICHRSTVASMMHRQETVECLRKFNARRKLKGAILTTMLVSRNFSVGRQHTNSAAAASSTASLAQEACKSLLNKKSDSAKPSTNNSKNSIVSAINALKDTNMATNAQMESQSTVVHNAPDGVKGSTESNATNDEEEMKGRKARKQEIIKITEQLIEAINNGDFDAYTRICDPGLTSFEPEALGNLVEGMDFHKFYFENLLSKNSKPVHTTLLNPHVHLIGEDAACIAYIRLTQFVDSTGRPRSSQSEETRVWHRRDGKWLNVHFHCSGAPAAPLQ is encoded by the exons ATCATCAGAAGCTTGAGAGAGAGGCTCGTATCTGCCGTCTCCTGAAACACCCCAACATTG TGAGACTCCATGACAGCATTTCAGAGGAAGGCTTTCATTACCTAGTCTTTGACCT GGTGACAGGAGGAGAGCTTTTTGAAGACATTGTAGCCAGGGAGTACTACAGTGAGGCTGATGCCAG TCACTGCATTAGTCAGATCTTGGAGAGTGTCAATCATATCCACCAGCATGATATTGTGCACAGAGACCTCAAG ccTGAGAACTTGTTGTTGGCCAGTAAGATGAAGGGAGCCGCAGTGAAGCTGGCAGACTTTGGACTTGCTATTGAAGTGCAGGGGGACCAGCAGGCTTGGTTtg GGTTTGCAGGCACTCCTGGCTATCTCTCCCCTGAGGTCCTGCGGAAGGACCCTTACGGCAAGCCTGTGGACATATGGGCCTGTG GTGTTATTCTCTATATCTTGTTAGTGGGATATCCACCATTCTGGGATGAAGATCAACATAAACTCTATCAGCAGATCAAAGCTGGGGCATAcgat TTCCCGTCTCCAGAGTGGGACACGGTGACCCCAGAGGCAAAGAACCTGATTAACCAGATGTTGACAATTAACCCAGCCAAAAGAATCACTGCCGAACAGGCTCTCAAACACCCATGGATCTGC CACCGTTCTACAGTGGCGTCCATGATGCACAGACAAGAAACAGTCGAATGTCTCCGCAAGTTCAATGCTCGCCGAAAACTCAAG ggaGCCATTCTCACCACCATGCTGGTGTCCAGAAACTTCTCAG TGGGCCGGCAGCATACCAACTCTGCTGCTGCCGCCTCCTCCACGGCCTCACTGGCTCAGGAAG CATGCAAAAGTTTACTCAACAAGAAGTCAGATTCTGCTAAG CCTTCTACCAACAACAGTAAGAACAGTATAGTGAGCGCCATCAATGCCCTGAAAGACACCAACATGGCAACGAACGCACAGATG GAATCTCAAAGCACAGTGGTGCACAATGCTCCCGATGGAGTCAAG GGATCAACAGAGAGCAATGCCACCAACGACGAGGAGGAAATGAAAGGTAGGAAAG CTCGTAAACAGGAGATCATCAAGATTACGGAGCAGCTGATTGAAGCAATCAACAATGGAGATTTCGATGCCTACAC GAGGATTTGTGATCCTGGACTCACCTCTTTCGAACCCGAGGCTCTGGGAAACCTGGTGGAGGGAATGGACTTTCACAAATTCTACTTTGAAAACT TGTTGAGCAAAAACAGCAAGCCCGTGCATACCACCCTGCTCAACCCACACGTGCACCTGATCGGCGAGGACGCCGCGTGCATCGCCTACATCCGGCTCACACAGTTCGTGGATTCCACCGGCCGCCCCCGttccagccaatcagaggagaCCAGAGTGTGGCATCGCCGCGATGGCAAGTGGCTTAACGTCCACTTCCACTGCTCGGGAGCGCCTGCTGCACCACTACAGTGA